From one Bacteroides intestinalis DSM 17393 genomic stretch:
- a CDS encoding malate dehydrogenase, whose product MEFLTNEKLTIVGAAGMIGSNMAQTAIMMHLTPNICLYDPYGPGLEGVAEEMFHCGFEGLNLTYTSDIKEALTDAKYIVSSGGAARKAGMTREDLLKGNAAIAEEFGKNVKAYCPDVKHVVVIFNPADITGLITLLYSGLKPSQVTTLAALDSTRLRSELAKHFHISPDKVENCRTYGGHGEQMAVYASTAKVDGKPLLEIIGTPALTAEQWAEIQSKVTKGGANIINLRGRSSFQSPAYVSIEMIAAAMGGKPFRWPAGTYVHSHGFDHIMMAMETEITKDGVHYKELKGTPEEEAKLKESYAHLCKLRDEVIGMGVLPEIKDWKSINPNID is encoded by the coding sequence ATGGAATTTCTAACAAACGAAAAACTTACGATTGTAGGAGCTGCCGGCATGATCGGCTCTAACATGGCACAGACTGCCATTATGATGCACTTGACACCAAACATTTGTCTGTATGATCCTTACGGCCCGGGCTTGGAAGGTGTAGCGGAAGAAATGTTCCACTGCGGTTTCGAAGGACTGAACCTCACTTACACTTCCGATATCAAAGAAGCACTGACAGATGCCAAATACATCGTATCTTCGGGTGGTGCTGCCCGCAAAGCCGGCATGACACGTGAAGACTTATTGAAAGGCAACGCCGCCATCGCCGAGGAATTCGGTAAGAATGTAAAGGCTTACTGTCCGGATGTGAAACATGTAGTGGTAATTTTCAATCCAGCTGACATCACCGGGTTGATTACCCTGTTGTACTCCGGCCTGAAACCTTCACAGGTAACTACCCTTGCCGCTCTCGATAGTACTCGCCTACGCAGCGAACTTGCCAAGCATTTCCACATTTCTCCCGATAAGGTGGAGAACTGCCGTACCTATGGTGGCCACGGAGAACAAATGGCTGTTTATGCTTCCACTGCAAAAGTAGACGGTAAACCTTTGTTGGAAATCATCGGTACTCCTGCTCTCACAGCCGAGCAATGGGCTGAAATTCAAAGCAAGGTAACCAAGGGTGGTGCCAATATTATCAATCTTCGCGGACGCTCTTCTTTCCAAAGCCCTGCGTACGTATCCATAGAGATGATTGCCGCTGCTATGGGTGGCAAACCGTTCCGCTGGCCTGCAGGTACCTATGTACACAGCCACGGTTTCGACCACATCATGATGGCTATGGAAACAGAAATCACCAAAGACGGCGTACATTACAAAGAACTGAAAGGTACTCCGGAAGAAGAAGCCAAACTGAAGGAGAGCTATGCACACCTTTGCAAGCTGCGCGACGAAGTAATCGGAATGGGTGTACTTCCTGAAATAAAGGATTGGAAAAGCATCAACCCGAATATTGATTAA
- a CDS encoding DUF456 domain-containing protein: MVDILLITLGGICLIVGLLGCILPVIPGPPISYVGLLLLHITDRSQFSTTQLLVWLLLVVVVQVLDYFTPVIGSKFSGGTKWGSWGCLIGSIVGIVFFSPWGIVLGAFGGAFIGELLGERSARDAFKSGIGALIGFLVGTVFKVVICGYFVWCFAKGLLTVAA; the protein is encoded by the coding sequence ATGGTTGACATTTTACTCATCACATTAGGAGGGATATGCCTTATCGTAGGCTTATTGGGCTGTATCCTGCCTGTCATTCCCGGGCCGCCTATATCTTACGTCGGCTTGTTATTGCTTCACATTACGGATAGATCGCAATTTTCTACCACCCAGTTACTCGTGTGGTTGTTGCTGGTTGTGGTGGTGCAAGTGCTGGATTACTTCACTCCTGTTATAGGAAGTAAATTTAGCGGTGGAACCAAATGGGGAAGTTGGGGATGCCTGATAGGTTCTATTGTCGGAATCGTGTTTTTCAGCCCGTGGGGAATTGTTTTAGGAGCTTTCGGAGGGGCTTTTATCGGAGAACTTTTAGGAGAAAGAAGTGCCCGGGACGCCTTCAAATCGGGCATCGGGGCACTGATAGGTTTCTTGGTAGGAACAGTATTCAAAGTAGTGATATGCGGGTATTTCGTATGGTGCTTTGCCAAGGGATTACTTACCGTTGCAGCGTAA
- a CDS encoding CvfB family protein, with protein MSIELGKYNVLEVVKEVEFGMYLDGGEDGEILLPLRYVPEGCQPGDLLNVFIYLDNEERLVATTLTSLVQVGEFACLEVAWVNEYGAFLNWGLMKDLFVPFREQKMKMQVGKKYVIHAHLDDESYRIVASAKVDRYLSKEAAPYQAGDEVDILIWQKTDLGFKAIIENKYSGLLYDSEIFQSLHTGDRVKAFIKQIREDGKIDLILQKPGFEKVDDFSKTLLQYIKDNGGRIALNDKSPADEIYSTFGVSKKTFKKGVGDLYKKHLILLPGDGIVLVTSPKS; from the coding sequence ATGAGCATCGAATTAGGAAAATACAATGTCTTGGAGGTAGTCAAAGAAGTAGAGTTTGGCATGTATCTGGATGGTGGTGAAGACGGAGAAATCCTGCTTCCCTTGCGCTATGTGCCCGAAGGTTGCCAGCCGGGAGACTTACTGAATGTATTTATATACTTGGATAACGAGGAACGCCTTGTTGCCACCACGCTGACCTCGCTGGTGCAGGTGGGCGAATTTGCCTGTCTGGAAGTGGCATGGGTAAATGAGTACGGGGCATTCCTGAATTGGGGATTGATGAAAGACCTTTTCGTTCCTTTCCGTGAACAAAAGATGAAGATGCAGGTTGGGAAGAAGTATGTCATTCATGCTCATCTGGATGATGAAAGTTACCGCATCGTAGCTTCTGCCAAAGTGGACCGCTATCTTTCCAAGGAGGCTGCCCCTTATCAGGCGGGGGATGAAGTAGATATACTGATCTGGCAAAAGACGGATTTAGGTTTCAAGGCAATCATTGAAAATAAGTACAGCGGTTTGCTCTATGATAGTGAAATATTCCAGTCCCTGCACACGGGCGACCGGGTGAAAGCTTTTATCAAGCAGATACGCGAAGATGGCAAGATAGACCTGATACTCCAGAAACCCGGTTTCGAGAAGGTAGACGATTTTTCGAAAACCCTGTTGCAATACATCAAGGATAATGGCGGACGGATTGCATTGAATGATAAAAGTCCGGCAGATGAAATCTACTCTACCTTTGGGGTGAGTAAGAAGACCTTTAAGAAAGGAGTGGGCGATCTTTATAAAAAGCATCTCATCCTCTTGCCGGGAGATGGTATTGTGTTGGTAACTTCCCCGAAGTCCTAA
- the rplS gene encoding 50S ribosomal protein L19 — protein sequence MDLIKIAEEAFATGKQHPSFKAGDTVTVAYRIVEGNKERVQLYRGVVIKIAGHGDKKRFTVRKMSGTIGVERIFPIESPAIDSIEVNKVGKVRRAKLYYLRALTGKKARIKEKRVNS from the coding sequence ATGGATTTAATTAAAATTGCAGAAGAAGCATTTGCTACCGGTAAACAACACCCGAGCTTCAAAGCAGGTGACACTGTTACAGTAGCATATCGTATTGTCGAAGGTAACAAAGAACGTGTACAGTTGTACCGTGGTGTTGTTATCAAGATTGCCGGTCACGGAGACAAGAAGCGTTTCACTGTACGCAAGATGTCCGGTACCATAGGCGTAGAACGTATTTTCCCAATCGAATCACCGGCTATCGATAGCATCGAGGTGAACAAGGTGGGTAAAGTTCGTCGCGCTAAATTGTACTATCTGCGTGCTCTTACCGGTAAGAAAGCAAGAATTAAAGAAAAAAGAGTTAATAGCTAA